DNA from Stenotrophomonas acidaminiphila:
TGCTGGCCGGGCAGGGCGCGCGGGTGGATGCGTTCGATCCATGGGCCGACGCGGACGAGGCCGAACGCGAGTCCGGCCTGAAGCTGGTCGACGCCCCTGCGCACGGCCAGTACGACGCGGTGGTGCTCGCGGTGGCGCACCGCCAGTTCCGCGAACTCGATGCCGCGCGTATTCGCGCGCTGGGCGTGGCCGACATGGTGGTGTACGACGTCAAGTCGGCGTGGCCGCGGCACGTGGTGGACGACCGGTTGTAGAATCCGCCATCCCCGGTCACGAGGACGGCCATGCACCGTTATCTGGTTTACGTACTGGCGCTGGTCCTGCTGCCGGTATCGCTGGCTTTGGCGCAACACTGGCCCGCCTGGTACTGGGGCGTGGGCCTGTTCGGCGCCATGGCGCTGCTCGGCACCTGGGACGTGCTGCAGCGGCGCAGCGTGCTGCGGCGCAATTACCCGGTGCTGGCGCACTTTCGTTACGGCTTCGAATCCATCGGCCCGGAAATCCGCCAGTACTTCGTGCAGAGCGACCTGGAGGACGTGCCGTTCTCGCGCCAGCAGCGGCAGCTGGTCTACCAGCGTGCGCGCAACGTGATGGACGTGGTGCCGTTCGGCACGTTGCGCAGTACCTATGCGGTGGACTACGAGTGGATCAACCACTCGATGGCGCCCACCAGCATTCCGCACCATGACTTCCGCGTGGTGATCGGCGCCGGCTGCGCGCGGCCGTATTCGGCCAGCGTGTTCAACATTTCGGCGATGAGCTTCGGTTCGTTGTCGGCCAACGCCATCCGTGCGCTGAACAAGGGCGCGAAGATGGGCGGCTTCTACCATGACACCGGCGAAGGCTCGATTTCGCCTTACCACCGCGAGAACGGTGGCGACCTGGTGTGGGAGATCGGCTCCGGTTACTTCGGGTGCCGTGACGAACACGGCCGTTTCAGCGAGGAGCGCTTCGTCGAGAACGCCAACCACGACCAGGTCAAGATGATCGAGATCAAGCTGTCGCAGGGCGCCAAGCCCGGCCACGGCGGGGTGCTGCCCGCGGCCAAGGTCAGTGCCGAGATCTCAGTGACCCGTGGCGTGCCGATGGGCGTGGACTGCGTGTCGCCGTCGCGGCACTCGGCGTTCTCCACCCCGGTGGAGCTGCTGCAGTTCGTCGCGCGTCTGCGCGAGCTGTCCGGCGGCAAGCCGACCGGCTTCAAGCTGGCCATCGGCCATCCGTGGGAATGGTTCGGCATTGCCAAGGCCATGCACGAGACCGGGTTGCTGCCCGACTTCATCGTGGTCGATGGTGCCGAGGGCGGCACCGGCGCATCGCCGGCGGAGTTCATCGACCATGTCGGTGTACCGATGAACGAGGCGCTGATCCTGGTGCACAACACGCTGGTGGGCCTGGACCTGCGCGACCGCATCCGCATCGGCGCGGCCGGCAAGGTGACCAGCGCCTTCGACATCGCGCGGACCATCGCGCTGGGCGCGGACTGGTGCAACGCCGGGCGTGGCTTCATGTTCGCGCTGGGCTGCATCCAGTCATTGAGCTGCCACAACGACAAGTGTCCCACCGGCATCGCCACCCAGGACCCCAGCCGCTGGCGCCACCTGGACCCGACCGACAAGGCCGAGCGGGTACGCAATTTCCACGAGAACACCCTGCGTGCGCTGCGCGACCTGCTGGGCGCGGCCGGCCTGAACGACCCGTCGGAACTGGGCCCCGAGCACATCCTGCGGCGGGTGTCGCCGATCGAGATCCGCTCGATGGCGACCCTGTACCGCTACCTGTCGCCGGGCGAACTGCTCGACCGCGTGCCGGGGCATGCGGTGTTCCGCGAATACTGGGCGGACGCGCGCAGCGATTCGTTCGACCCGCCGGCACGGATCGCGGCGCTGCGCGGGACCAAGCTGCACTGAGGGCGGGGCAGGCGGTGCTGCATGTCCTGCCTCGACCGCAGTGGCGTGCGGAGCAGGCTGCGTACCTGCGGAAATGTGCTTAGCGTAGCCAGGCGATCACGCCGTCTGCCGCGCGCAGGGCGCTGGCATAGCACGCGGTGAGCAGGTAACCACCGGTCGGTGCTTCCCAGTCCAGCATCTCGCCGGCGCAGAACACCCCGGGCAGCGCCTGCAGCATCAGTCCCGCGTTCGTCGCCTCCAGACATACGCCGCCGGCGCTGCTGATGGCCTCGGCCATCGGCCGCGGCCGCAGCAGGCGCAGCGGCAGGCGCTTGAGCGTGCGTGCCACGGCGTCCGGGTCGTTGCCGGCGTCCTTGCCGAGCCGTTCGAACACCAGCGCGGCCTTGGCGGCGTCGATGCCCGTGGCGCGCCGCAGGTGCTCGCCGAAGCTGCGCCCCCTGCGCGGGCGCGACAGCTCGGCACGCAGGCGCGCCGCGTCGCGGCCCGGCACCAGGTCCAGTTCCAGCAGCGCATGGCCGTCGCGGTTGATCGTCTCGCGCAGGTCGGCGGCGATGGCATAGACCAGGCTGCCTTCGATGCCGTACTCGCTGGCGACGCATTCGCCCTGCAACTGCTGGGGGGCGCCGTGCAGGTCGCGCCAGTGCGCGATGACCGGCTTGAGCGGGCTGCCGGCATGGCGCTGGCGGAAATGCCCGCTCCATTCGATGTCGAAGCCGCAGTTGGCCGCCTGCAGTGGCGCCACGTCCACGCCGCGCGCGCGCAGCGTGTCCACCCAGGCGCCATCGGAACCGAGTTCGGGCCAGCTGCCGCCGCCCAGCGCCAGCACGGTGGCGTCGACGTTCACGGCGACGTCGCCATCGCTGGTCTGCATGCGCAGTGCGCCGTCGTCGTTCCAGCCCAGCCAGCGATGCTGCACGTGGAAGCGCACGCCCTGTTCCTTCAGCCGCCGCACCCAGCCGCGCAGCAGCGGCGCGGCCTTGCGGTCGAGCGGGAACACCCGCCCGGAACTGCCGACATAGGTGTCCACGCCCAGGCCACGCGCCCACCCGCGCAGCGCCTCGGCATCGAAGCCGTCCAACCAGCCGGCGACCTCCGCTTGGCGCTCGCGGTAGCGCTGGTCGAACCGCGGGCGCGGTTCGGAATGGGTGAGGTTCAGTCCGCCCTTGCCGGCGATCAGGAACTTGCGCCCGGGCGAACCCTTGGCCTCGTACAGGTCGACCGACAGGCCGGCCGCGCGCAGGCGTTCGGCGGCGAACAGCCCGGCGGGGCCGCCGCCGACCACCGCCACCCGCTTGCCGGCGCCGGCCGGATCAGCGTGGCTGGACATCGAGCAGTTCGACATCGAACACCAGCGAGGAACCCGGCGCGATCGGGCCGGCACGGCGGTTGCCGTAGCCGTAGTCCGCCGGAATCATCAGCGTGCGCTTGCCGCCGACCTTCATCCCGGCCACGCCTTCGTCCCAGCCGCGGATGACCTGCTTCTCGCCAAGATCGAAGGTGAACGGTTCGCCGCGGTCGAGCGAGCTGTCGAACTTGTCGCCATGCTTGTCGGCGCGGCGCTCGTCGTAGATCCAGCCGGTGTAGTGCACGGTGACCCGGGTCCCCGGTACCGCTTCGGCGCCGCTGCCCGGCACCGTGTCGATGCGCTCGAAGGCGGCGATGCTGCCCCCGGGCGGCGGCCCGGGCGGGGTGCAACCGGCGGCAAGCAGAGACAACAGCAACGGCACGAACAGGCGACGCATGGGGGACTCCAGGTTGAGGGCGGCCGCGCGGGATGCGCGGCAGGCCGGGGCAGGGGGCTGCGGCACCGCCCCGCGCACGCACGGGCGCGTGCGGCATGGGGGCGCCAGCGCCACGGCGCGCAAGGGTAGCGCATCGCCAGCGGGTATCATGGCGCGATGGCCAAACTGCTGCTCAATCTGCGCAATGTCGACGACGACGAGAGCCGCGAAGTCTGCGAACTGCTCGACCGTCACGGTATTGCCTGGTACCGCACCGAACCCAGCCCCTGGGGCATTTCCAGTGGCGGGCTGTGGCTGCGTGACCGGCAGGACCACGCACGCGCGAAGGAATTGATGGACGGCTACCAGGCCGCGCGTGCGCGGCGCGTGCGCGCCGAGCGCGAGGCCGCGCTGCGCAACGGCACCGCCGAGACCTTCGGCTCGCTGCTGCGGCGGCGGCCACTGTACGTGGTCGCGGTGCTGCTGGGCATGCTGGCCGCTGCCTCACTGGTGCTGCTGCCGTTCATGCTGTTGCGTGGCTGACGCCCGCGTGCGCCGTAAAATATGCCGATGATCGTCAATACCGCCGCCTACCACTTCGTTCCCATCGCCGATGCGGACGCCCTGGCCGCCACCCTGCTGGAGCGGGCGCAGGCACGCGCACTGCGCGGCACGATCCTGGTGGCGGACGAGGGCCTCAACCTGTTCCTGGCCGGCGACCGCGACGGCATCGACGCGTTCTACGCCGCGCTGAAGGCCGACCCGCGCTTTGCCACCATGCGGGTCAAGTACAGCTACAGCCGCATGCAGCCGTTCGCGCGGCTCAAGGCCAAGGTCAAGCCGGAGATCATCAGCTTCCGCCGCGACGACGGCCAGCCGCTGGATTACCCGCGCGCGCCGTCCGTGGCCCCGGCCACGCTGCGGCGCTGGCTGCGGCAGGGCCATGACGATGAAGGCAGGCGCGTGGTGATGCTCGACACCCGCAACGCGCAGGAGTTCGCGCACGGCACCTTCGCCGGCGCCCTGACCCTGCCCATCGCCCGTTTCACCGACCTGCCGGCGGCACTGGCGCCGCACCGCGCCGACCTTGCCGACGCCACCGTGGTCAGTTTCTGCACCGGTGGCATCCGCTGCGAGAAAGCCGCGCTGTGGATGCGCAATGACGGCATGGACAACGTGCTGCAGCTGGACGGCGGCATCCTGGGGTATTTCGAGGAAGTGGGCGGCGAGGGCTACGAAGGCCGCTGCTTCGTGTTCGACGAGCGCGTGGCGCTGGACCCGCAGCTGCAGCCGCTGGTCGACCAAGCCACCCCGTAGGCGCGGGCCCGCCCCGCATGCGGCCTGCCCGCCGAGGCTCCCGGCCGCTGCGAGCGCGCGTGCGACGGGCCGGAAAACAGTGTTCGGCCGCCGGCGCCGCGCGCAGGGATGGGAAACCGCCCCGCGCGCCCCATGTTGCAGGAACCTCCTGCCGGAAGCCGCCGCATGATTCCCCTTTCCGTCCTCGACCTCGCCCCCGTCTGCGAAGGCGCCACGCCGGGCCAGGCGTTCGCCAACATGCTCGACCTCGCGCGCCATGCCGAGCGCTGGGGCTATCGCCGCTACTGGCTGGCCGAGCACCACAACATGCCGGGCATCGCCAGTGCGGCCACCTCGGTGCTGATCGGGCATGTCGCCGGCGGCACCTCGACCATCCGCGTCGGCGCCGGCGGCATCATGCTGCCCAACCACTCGCCGCTGCAGGTGGCCGAACAGTTCGGCACCCTGGCTTCGCTGTATCCGGGGCGCATCGACCTGGGGCTGGGCCGCGCGCCGGGTACCGACCATGCCACCGCCCGCGCGCTGCGCCGCTACTTCGACAGCGCCGACCAGTTCCCCCAGGACGTGGCCGAGCTGCTGCATTACTTCGAACCGGTGCAGCCGGGCAGGGCGTGCAGGCGGTGCCGGGCGCGGGCATCGACGTGCCGGTGTGGCTGCTGGGCTCCAGCCTGTTCAGCGCGCGGCTGGCGGCGGCGATGGGCCTGCCGTTCGCGTTCGCCTCGCACTTCGCCCCGGACGCGATGGATGAGGCCGTGGCGCTGTACCGCCGCGATTTCCGCCCGTCCGCCCGCTTGCAGGCACCCTGGGCGATCCTGGCGCTGAACGTGGTGGCCAGCGCGTCGGAGGCCGAGTCCCGGCGGCTGTTCACGACCCAGCAGCAGAGCTTCGTCAACCTGCGGCGCGGCCGTCCGGGACGGATCCCGCCGCCGGTGGACGACATCGAGGCGTTCTGGGAGCCGCACGAGAAGGCCGGGGTGGAGCGGGCGCTGGCCTGCACCGTGCTCGGCGACCCGCAGCAGGTGGGCGAGGGGCTGGCGGCCTTTGCCGCGCGCCACCGGCCCGACGAAATGATGCTCACCGCCAACATCTTCGACCATGCCGCGCGGCTGCGCTCGTTCGAACTGGCGATGCGGGCCTGGCAGGCGCGGCCCTGAGCCGTCGGTCGGGGCCGGGGTAGTTGCGGGCGCCGCGCGCGGCAGGGCTCAGCTGGTCCAGCGCTGGAACAGTTCGACGGTGTGGCCGACCAGCTGCCCCGAGCCGAGACCGAAGAACAGGCCGGCGGCGAGCGCCGCGACCCAGTTGAACAGCATCAGCGCGCCATCGCGCTCGATCAGCGCCAGCGCGAACAGCAGCAGCTGGAAGCCGAACAGATAGTTGGTCAGCGGGATCGGCAGCGACAGCAGCACACCGGTCATGACCAGCAGCAACCCCGTGAACACCCGCGCCGGAAGCGGCCCCACCAGGGCCGGCAGGCGCGGTTTGAGCATCCGGTCCAGGCGCCGCAGCGGGCGATCGATGCGGCCCAGGAAGCGGTGCATGGTGCCGCGCCTGGGCCCGCGCCGGGCGATGAACCCGGGCACCCAGGGCCGCGCCAGGCCGGCCATCATCTGCAGGCCGATCAGCAGCACCAGCGGGCCGCTGACCGCGCCGCCGATGCCGGGCACCGGAATGAACGCCGGCAGGATGGCGACGAACAGGAACACCCCGAACGCGCTTTCCTGCAGGCCCTGCAGGATCCTGCCCAGCGGCTGCTGTTCCGCGGGGTCGCCGTGCTCGAACATCGACAGCAGGGTGCGGATGCCCTCGTTGCGGTAGCCGCCCGCCGCGGCCGGGCCGGCGCCTGGCCCGTCGTCCTGCGGCTCAGCCGGTGGTGTCATCTTCGTCTTCTTCCGGCAGCCGGCGCAGCAGCAGTTTGTCGATGCGGGCGCCGTCCAGATCGACGATCTCGATGCGCCAGCCGGCCCAGTCGAAGTACTCGCTGGCGTGCGGGATGCGGCCGAAGAAGTGCATGCACATGCCGGCCAGGGTGTAGTAGTCGCCTTCCTCGGCATCGGGCAGCTCGACCCCGCCCATCAGCTCGCGCAGGTCATCCACCGGCAGCGAACCGTCCACCAGCAGCGAACCGTCCTCGCGGGTGACCACCAGGGCGTCCTCGTCGGTGTTCTCCGGCGCCTGCAGGCGGCCGACCACCGCGCCCATCAGGTCGCTGATGGTCACCAGGCCCTGGATCTCGCCGTACTCGTCCACCACCAGCGCCATCGACTGGTGCTCCTCGCGGAAGATCTCCAGCAGCTTCATCGCATGGGTGGATTCGGAGACATAGAGCGTCTCGCGCAGGTTCTCGAACAGCGCATGGGTGTCGCCCTGCAGGCGGCGCGTGACCAGCGACTTGACCTCGAGGATGCCGGCGATGTCCTGGTCGTTGCCGCGGTACACCGGGTAACGCGAGAACGCATGCTCGTGCATGGTCTCCAGGTTCTTCTCGACATCGGCGTTGGTATCCAGCCAGGCGATGCGGTTGCGCGGGGTCATCAGGCTGTCGGCGGTGCGGTCGCCCAGGCGCATGACCCGGTTCATCATGTCGCGCTCGTGGATGTCGATCACCCCGGCCTCGTGGCTTTCGGCCACCAGCATGCGGATCTCTTCTTCGGTCACCGACGCCGAATCGGTGTTGCCCAGCCCCAGCAGGCGCAGCACCAGCCGGGTGGTGCGCGACAGCAGCCACACGAACGGGAAAGCCAGCGTGGCCAGCCAGCCCATCGGCACCGCGACCAGCCCGGCGATGTCCTCCGAACGGGTCAGCGCCAGCCGCTTGGGCACCAATTCGCCGAAGATCAGCGTGACGAAGGTGATCAGGGTGACCGCCAGCGCCTTGCCGACCGCGCCGGCGTAGTCGAAGCCCGGCATCAGCCCCTGGATCCAGGCGGCGATGGCTTCGCCCAGCGCTTCGCCACCGAGGAAGCCGGTCAGCACGCCGATC
Protein-coding regions in this window:
- a CDS encoding FMN-binding glutamate synthase family protein; the encoded protein is MHRYLVYVLALVLLPVSLALAQHWPAWYWGVGLFGAMALLGTWDVLQRRSVLRRNYPVLAHFRYGFESIGPEIRQYFVQSDLEDVPFSRQQRQLVYQRARNVMDVVPFGTLRSTYAVDYEWINHSMAPTSIPHHDFRVVIGAGCARPYSASVFNISAMSFGSLSANAIRALNKGAKMGGFYHDTGEGSISPYHRENGGDLVWEIGSGYFGCRDEHGRFSEERFVENANHDQVKMIEIKLSQGAKPGHGGVLPAAKVSAEISVTRGVPMGVDCVSPSRHSAFSTPVELLQFVARLRELSGGKPTGFKLAIGHPWEWFGIAKAMHETGLLPDFIVVDGAEGGTGASPAEFIDHVGVPMNEALILVHNTLVGLDLRDRIRIGAAGKVTSAFDIARTIALGADWCNAGRGFMFALGCIQSLSCHNDKCPTGIATQDPSRWRHLDPTDKAERVRNFHENTLRALRDLLGAAGLNDPSELGPEHILRRVSPIEIRSMATLYRYLSPGELLDRVPGHAVFREYWADARSDSFDPPARIAALRGTKLH
- a CDS encoding NAD(FAD)-utilizing dehydrogenase; translated protein: MSNCSMSSHADPAGAGKRVAVVGGGPAGLFAAERLRAAGLSVDLYEAKGSPGRKFLIAGKGGLNLTHSEPRPRFDQRYRERQAEVAGWLDGFDAEALRGWARGLGVDTYVGSSGRVFPLDRKAAPLLRGWVRRLKEQGVRFHVQHRWLGWNDDGALRMQTSDGDVAVNVDATVLALGGGSWPELGSDGAWVDTLRARGVDVAPLQAANCGFDIEWSGHFRQRHAGSPLKPVIAHWRDLHGAPQQLQGECVASEYGIEGSLVYAIAADLRETINRDGHALLELDLVPGRDAARLRAELSRPRRGRSFGEHLRRATGIDAAKAALVFERLGKDAGNDPDAVARTLKRLPLRLLRPRPMAEAISSAGGVCLEATNAGLMLQALPGVFCAGEMLDWEAPTGGYLLTACYASALRAADGVIAWLR
- a CDS encoding peptidylprolyl isomerase, translating into MRRLFVPLLLSLLAAGCTPPGPPPGGSIAAFERIDTVPGSGAEAVPGTRVTVHYTGWIYDERRADKHGDKFDSSLDRGEPFTFDLGEKQVIRGWDEGVAGMKVGGKRTLMIPADYGYGNRRAGPIAPGSSLVFDVELLDVQPR
- a CDS encoding sulfurtransferase; translation: MIVNTAAYHFVPIADADALAATLLERAQARALRGTILVADEGLNLFLAGDRDGIDAFYAALKADPRFATMRVKYSYSRMQPFARLKAKVKPEIISFRRDDGQPLDYPRAPSVAPATLRRWLRQGHDDEGRRVVMLDTRNAQEFAHGTFAGALTLPIARFTDLPAALAPHRADLADATVVSFCTGGIRCEKAALWMRNDGMDNVLQLDGGILGYFEEVGGEGYEGRCFVFDERVALDPQLQPLVDQATP
- a CDS encoding hemolysin, whose amino-acid sequence is MFELILIVFALILLNGFFAMSEMSVMTSRKSRLKQMSATSKRAERALALAEKPENFLSTVQIGITVIGVLTGFLGGEALGEAIAAWIQGLMPGFDYAGAVGKALAVTLITFVTLIFGELVPKRLALTRSEDIAGLVAVPMGWLATLAFPFVWLLSRTTRLVLRLLGLGNTDSASVTEEEIRMLVAESHEAGVIDIHERDMMNRVMRLGDRTADSLMTPRNRIAWLDTNADVEKNLETMHEHAFSRYPVYRGNDQDIAGILEVKSLVTRRLQGDTHALFENLRETLYVSESTHAMKLLEIFREEHQSMALVVDEYGEIQGLVTISDLMGAVVGRLQAPENTDEDALVVTREDGSLLVDGSLPVDDLRELMGGVELPDAEEGDYYTLAGMCMHFFGRIPHASEYFDWAGWRIEIVDLDGARIDKLLLRRLPEEDEDDTTG